In one Candidatus Cloacimonadota bacterium genomic region, the following are encoded:
- a CDS encoding efflux RND transporter periplasmic adaptor subunit encodes MKKYIKYVIILVLIICTFVLWNHYRKAKLAPEWRMDSPSLGSVREVVTAIGSINPYVLVNVGTEVSGKIEKLYKDYNDPVRKGELLAKLDTEILATSLEAARGDLAINQTALEEAELDYSLQSELFERNMSPEYDLKKARFKLQNAQQNLANARLSLQRAEKNLANAHITSPIDGIIVSRAVDEGQTVAASLNSPTLFIIANNLDKMQITAGVDEADIGKITMGMPVEFTVDAHPNQHFEGSVQQIRLNPTTESNVVTYSVIIDATNPDRLLLPGMTTNVTFIINSRDNVNRIPESATRFRPSKEIWELFGLKWDDALLNAGRNAIQEYMQKQKSEVATTHAIPAIPQKGKDPKANSAMTPKSPERMNIVWVLDSNEPKPVAVKTGVSDGAFVELIDGIDKDAKLVTGVIYNDTKQANVNSGPGMRRF; translated from the coding sequence ATGAAGAAGTACATCAAATACGTGATAATCCTGGTTCTGATTATATGCACGTTTGTCCTCTGGAACCACTATCGCAAAGCAAAACTAGCACCAGAGTGGCGTATGGATAGCCCCTCACTGGGATCAGTTCGAGAAGTAGTAACCGCCATAGGCTCCATTAACCCTTATGTATTGGTAAACGTTGGAACCGAAGTAAGCGGAAAAATTGAAAAGCTATACAAAGATTACAACGATCCAGTTCGAAAAGGAGAGTTGTTGGCAAAGCTAGATACAGAAATCCTGGCCACTTCTCTGGAAGCTGCCCGCGGTGATCTTGCCATAAACCAAACCGCACTGGAAGAAGCAGAACTGGACTACAGCCTGCAAAGTGAATTATTCGAACGAAACATGAGTCCGGAATATGACCTCAAGAAAGCAAGGTTTAAATTACAAAATGCCCAACAAAACCTTGCTAATGCCCGCCTTAGCTTGCAACGAGCAGAAAAGAATCTCGCTAACGCTCATATTACCAGCCCTATAGATGGAATTATTGTTTCCAGAGCAGTTGATGAGGGCCAAACCGTGGCTGCTAGCCTGAACTCTCCAACCTTATTCATCATTGCCAACAATCTGGACAAGATGCAGATTACCGCAGGTGTGGACGAAGCAGATATCGGCAAAATCACCATGGGTATGCCTGTGGAATTCACAGTAGATGCTCACCCCAATCAACACTTTGAAGGCAGTGTACAGCAGATTAGACTAAATCCCACTACAGAATCCAATGTGGTGACCTACAGTGTTATCATTGATGCCACAAATCCCGATAGATTGCTGCTGCCGGGAATGACTACCAATGTCACCTTCATTATAAACTCCCGTGACAACGTGAATAGAATACCGGAAAGCGCCACCAGATTCCGCCCCAGCAAAGAGATTTGGGAGTTATTTGGGCTAAAGTGGGATGATGCACTGTTAAACGCCGGTAGGAACGCCATACAAGAATACATGCAGAAACAAAAAAGTGAAGTTGCTACTACGCACGCTATTCCCGCAATACCTCAAAAAGGTAAGGATCCCAAAGCAAATAGCGCCATGACCCCAAAATCCCCTGAAAGAATGAACATTGTGTGGGTATTGGACTCCAATGAGCCAAAACCAGTTGCCGTTAAAACCGGAGTATCGGACGGAGCGTTTGTGGAGCTAATTGATGGTATTGATAAAGATGCTAAATTGG